The Candidatus Hydrogenedentota bacterium genome includes a region encoding these proteins:
- a CDS encoding SulP family inorganic anion transporter has product MDEEKTVPGKAPRGIETKKGSVIASVVSRMPSLRSGLGDCLGGLAAMLVALPSAIAFGLIVYAPLGSEHAGKAAVAGVAGTIALGLVAPAFGGTSRLISAPCAPGAAVLAVFVGELVRNRSIQPETIPLYVALVALLAGLLQFVAGSLGGGKFIKYIPYPVVAGYLNGLGILILAGQLPKFFGLPKDVSLFSGLVAPEYWQWPCIAVGTATVFAMLLAPRITKAIPAAILALVAGIACYALLARSIPALASLQGNTFVIGPIAMTGAGFVNAAAHQWAQIGQIGFDGLGLVVVPVFTLAILLSIDTLKTCVILDAMTYSRHNSNRELVGQGLGNMASALACGIPGAGTLGPTLVNVNSGAQTSLSGLFAGLSALAVLLLIGQLIAWIPLAALAGILIVVAYRMLDWSSFRLLKHHSTVFDFFVILSVVVSAVSMSLIAAAGVGIAMAILLFLREQVRFPVVRRKAFGNQIFSKKKRRPTDLRVLESEGMKSVVFELQGQLFFGTADQLFSEMEPHLSKSKYILLDMRRVRSVDFTAANMLRQIHARIRAGGGRLLFSSVPQTLPTGQNVKDYLGYLGLAESLEDVMFFPELDDALEWMEDAVLSNARAGTLFGMGEILDMSGIEFFAGLSAEAMADLRACVTERTHEPGDHIFSRGDRGDEILFIRQGTVKILLPLPDGMTHHLATFGAGDFFGDMSFLDRCERSANAIAVNRVSLYVLSRQVFDEVSLHHPVTTRKFFERLSHAISMRLRQTNAELMALEQS; this is encoded by the coding sequence ATGGATGAAGAAAAGACAGTCCCCGGCAAGGCCCCAAGGGGTATCGAGACGAAAAAGGGTTCCGTTATTGCCTCGGTGGTCTCCCGTATGCCGTCCCTCCGTTCCGGGCTGGGTGATTGCCTGGGCGGATTGGCTGCGATGCTGGTGGCATTGCCTTCGGCGATTGCGTTTGGACTGATTGTCTATGCCCCTCTGGGAAGCGAGCATGCGGGCAAGGCGGCCGTGGCCGGCGTGGCCGGAACGATAGCGCTGGGTCTGGTGGCGCCCGCGTTTGGCGGAACGTCGCGGCTGATTTCGGCGCCATGCGCGCCGGGGGCGGCGGTGTTGGCGGTGTTCGTGGGGGAACTCGTGCGAAACCGTTCGATTCAACCGGAAACCATTCCGCTGTATGTAGCGCTGGTGGCGCTTCTGGCCGGACTGCTTCAATTCGTCGCGGGAAGTCTTGGCGGCGGCAAATTCATCAAGTATATTCCGTATCCGGTGGTGGCGGGCTATCTCAACGGCCTCGGCATTTTGATCCTTGCCGGGCAACTTCCGAAATTCTTCGGATTGCCGAAAGACGTATCGTTGTTTTCCGGCCTCGTAGCGCCCGAATACTGGCAATGGCCGTGTATCGCCGTGGGAACCGCGACCGTTTTCGCGATGCTGCTTGCGCCCCGGATAACCAAGGCGATTCCTGCGGCCATTCTTGCGCTTGTCGCCGGCATTGCCTGTTACGCGCTGCTTGCCCGATCCATACCGGCGCTCGCCTCGCTGCAAGGCAACACCTTCGTGATTGGCCCCATCGCAATGACCGGCGCCGGATTCGTGAACGCCGCGGCGCACCAGTGGGCACAAATAGGACAAATTGGATTCGACGGGCTCGGCCTCGTGGTGGTGCCGGTGTTTACGCTGGCGATTCTTCTTTCGATCGACACTTTGAAGACGTGCGTGATCCTGGATGCGATGACCTATTCCCGCCACAATTCGAACCGCGAACTGGTCGGGCAGGGACTTGGCAACATGGCCTCGGCGCTGGCGTGCGGCATTCCGGGCGCGGGAACGCTGGGGCCGACGCTGGTCAATGTGAACAGCGGCGCCCAGACGAGCCTGTCGGGCTTGTTCGCGGGTCTGTCCGCGCTGGCGGTGTTGCTGTTGATAGGACAGCTCATCGCGTGGATTCCACTGGCCGCGCTGGCGGGAATCCTAATCGTGGTCGCTTATCGCATGCTCGACTGGAGCAGTTTTCGGCTGTTGAAACACCATTCGACCGTCTTCGATTTTTTTGTCATTCTGTCGGTGGTTGTTTCGGCGGTAAGCATGAGTCTTATCGCGGCGGCGGGTGTTGGAATCGCCATGGCCATATTACTTTTCCTCCGTGAACAGGTCCGGTTTCCGGTCGTGCGCCGGAAAGCGTTTGGCAATCAGATCTTTTCCAAGAAAAAACGGCGCCCGACGGATTTGCGCGTCCTGGAATCGGAGGGGATGAAGTCCGTCGTGTTCGAATTGCAGGGGCAGTTGTTCTTCGGCACCGCAGATCAACTGTTCTCGGAAATGGAGCCGCACCTGTCGAAGTCCAAATACATCCTGCTCGATATGCGCCGGGTGCGCTCGGTGGATTTCACCGCCGCGAACATGCTCCGGCAGATTCATGCGCGCATCCGGGCCGGCGGCGGACGCCTGCTCTTTTCTTCCGTTCCGCAGACGCTTCCGACCGGCCAGAACGTCAAGGATTACCTGGGCTATTTGGGACTGGCCGAGTCGCTGGAAGACGTGATGTTCTTTCCCGAACTCGACGACGCGCTCGAATGGATGGAAGACGCGGTTCTGTCAAATGCCCGCGCCGGCACGCTGTTTGGAATGGGCGAAATCCTCGATATGTCCGGCATCGAATTTTTTGCGGGACTTTCCGCCGAGGCCATGGCGGATCTCCGCGCGTGTGTGACCGAGCGGACCCACGAACCGGGCGATCACATATTCAGTCGCGGCGACCGGGGCGACGAGATTCTCTTCATCCGCCAAGGGACCGTGAAAATACTTCTTCCGCTTCCGGACGGCATGACCCATCATCTCGCCACGTTCGGCGCGGGTGATTTCTTCGGCGACATGTCGTTCCTTGATCGTTGCGAACGTTCCGCCAACGCAATCGCGGTAAATCGCGTTTCGCTGTACGTTCTGTCCCGGCAGGTTTTCGACGAAGTTTCGCTGCACCATCCCGTAACGACACGAAAATTCTTTGAGCGTCTTTCGCACGCCATCTCGATGCGATTGCGCCAGACCAACGCGGAACTCATGGCGCTGGAACAAAGTTGA
- a CDS encoding NAD(P)(+) transhydrogenase (Re/Si-specific) subunit beta: MYVLAQIVLAIALLWGIRLMGKTETARLGNRLAAASLLTAIVLVLGRSGTLNMPIILVSLAVGSAIGLILALRITMLQIPQMVALLNGLGGAASLLTALLAVAGGKGTGSLVGPAAGSMAVAVGGVTLGGSLVAAAKLHRLLPQQPVCARANRLIAPVLLVLLGLSVGMAIFPAGFGTMPGLMAVAVCAVAFGVFFALPVGGADMPITISLLNAMSGIAASVCGLVVDDALLVAAGAIVGATGLILTRVMCAAMNRSLFQVLVGASATPATEPVAGIATDESAPPAATPAPGACGASAAFDPVECLLEARRVVIVPGYGMALGEAEALVRDLYEFLERRGVDVKFAIHPVAGRMPGHMTVLLADVDIPYDKMIQLDAINPEFAQTDVAIVVGACDVVNPAAITAKGTPIYGMPILHVHEARRVIVCNADTQPGYSGIENPLYARDNVALLLGNAASTLDNLLKELQLRGHQT; the protein is encoded by the coding sequence ATGTATGTCTTGGCGCAAATAGTATTGGCCATCGCCCTTCTTTGGGGCATACGGCTGATGGGGAAAACGGAAACGGCGCGCCTCGGCAACCGGCTGGCGGCCGCGAGTCTGTTGACAGCGATCGTTCTGGTGTTGGGACGTTCCGGCACGTTGAACATGCCGATCATTCTCGTTTCCCTCGCGGTCGGAAGCGCCATCGGGCTGATTTTGGCCCTTCGTATCACCATGCTTCAAATTCCGCAAATGGTGGCGCTGCTGAACGGATTGGGCGGCGCCGCTTCCCTGCTGACGGCTTTACTGGCCGTAGCCGGCGGAAAAGGCACTGGCAGCCTGGTCGGTCCCGCGGCCGGCAGCATGGCCGTCGCCGTGGGCGGTGTGACATTGGGCGGAAGCCTCGTCGCCGCGGCCAAACTGCACCGCCTGTTGCCGCAACAGCCCGTATGCGCGCGGGCCAATCGCCTCATCGCGCCTGTTCTTCTCGTTTTATTGGGCCTGTCAGTGGGAATGGCGATTTTTCCCGCCGGATTCGGAACGATGCCGGGGCTTATGGCGGTTGCCGTTTGCGCCGTGGCGTTTGGCGTCTTTTTTGCCTTGCCCGTGGGCGGCGCGGACATGCCCATTACGATATCGCTTCTCAACGCCATGTCGGGCATCGCGGCGAGCGTCTGCGGATTGGTGGTGGATGACGCCCTGCTGGTGGCGGCGGGCGCCATTGTCGGCGCAACGGGATTGATCCTTACGCGGGTCATGTGCGCCGCGATGAACCGATCGCTTTTCCAGGTTCTCGTGGGGGCTTCCGCGACGCCGGCCACCGAACCCGTTGCCGGCATCGCGACCGATGAATCCGCTCCGCCCGCAGCCACCCCGGCTCCGGGCGCATGCGGCGCTTCGGCCGCCTTCGATCCGGTGGAATGCCTGCTGGAGGCGCGGCGCGTCGTCATTGTCCCGGGATACGGCATGGCGCTCGGCGAAGCGGAGGCCCTCGTGCGGGATTTGTATGAATTCCTCGAACGCCGGGGCGTGGACGTAAAATTCGCCATTCATCCCGTGGCGGGACGCATGCCGGGCCACATGACCGTGTTGCTGGCCGACGTGGATATCCCTTACGACAAGATGATCCAGCTGGATGCCATCAATCCCGAATTTGCGCAAACCGACGTGGCGATCGTCGTCGGAGCGTGCGACGTGGTCAATCCCGCGGCGATAACGGCAAAGGGGACGCCCATTTACGGAATGCCCATCCTGCACGTGCATGAGGCCCGGCGGGTCATCGTCTGCAACGCCGACACCCAACCCGGATATTCGGGTATAGAAAATCCCCTCTACGCGCGGGACAACGTGGCCCTTCTGTTGGGCAATGCCGCTTCGACCCTTGACAATCTATTGAAGGAATTGCAACTGCGGGGACATCAAACGTGA
- a CDS encoding NAD(P) transhydrogenase subunit alpha produces the protein MRLLLLLVVFAVSTAAGYRIIRRVPPLLHTPLMSGMNAISGVTVLGSLAATAAALSTGSRLLGAAAIVLAMINVVGGFVVTDRMLGMFRSKH, from the coding sequence GTGCGCTTGTTGCTTCTGCTCGTGGTGTTTGCCGTGTCAACGGCGGCCGGCTACCGCATTATCCGCCGGGTGCCGCCCCTGCTGCATACCCCGCTCATGTCCGGCATGAACGCCATTTCGGGCGTGACGGTCCTGGGATCGCTGGCCGCGACAGCGGCGGCGCTTTCAACGGGAAGCCGCCTGCTTGGCGCCGCGGCCATCGTGCTGGCCATGATCAACGTCGTGGGCGGTTTTGTCGTTACGGATCGCATGCTGGGCATGTTCCGTTCAAAGCACTGA
- a CDS encoding NAD(P) transhydrogenase subunit alpha, translating to MSFKGLTLGIPVEIMEHEYRVSAIPETVAKFIEQGARVLVESRAGEAAHHYDDTYREAGAEIVPDSDSVFERADVILKVKEPQFDVSRNRHETALMRRGQILVAFLHPASPANHRMVRDLAERGVVSFTLDGVPRISHAQAMDALTSMSTVAGYKGVVMAADQLGCLMPLTNTAVGMLPPAQVFVVGAGVAGLQALATAKRLGAVNFAADIRPEAVEQAKSLRAQIVETGVPPDISIGAGGYAKALPHEWLLREQEAIRQTVIRSDIVILSALVPGRIAPVLVTEEMVRGMKNGSVIVDIAIDQGGNCALTESGRTVVKHGVTIIGAKNIPGYVPQSASWLFSHNLYHFLSYLIRDGVVRTDRNDEIIGPTLVTLDGEVVHAGALEAMAQCAG from the coding sequence ATGTCGTTCAAGGGCTTGACGCTGGGGATCCCCGTTGAAATCATGGAGCATGAATACCGGGTTTCGGCGATACCCGAAACCGTGGCGAAGTTCATCGAGCAGGGCGCGCGCGTGCTGGTCGAAAGCCGGGCCGGCGAGGCCGCCCACCACTACGACGACACGTACCGGGAGGCCGGCGCGGAGATCGTGCCCGACAGCGACAGCGTGTTCGAACGGGCCGATGTGATTCTAAAGGTCAAGGAACCCCAGTTCGATGTTTCCAGGAACCGCCATGAGACGGCGCTGATGCGAAGGGGGCAAATCTTGGTCGCGTTTCTTCATCCGGCATCGCCGGCCAACCATCGCATGGTCCGCGATCTAGCCGAAAGGGGCGTCGTGAGTTTCACGCTGGACGGCGTGCCCCGGATCAGCCACGCGCAGGCCATGGATGCGCTGACTTCCATGAGCACGGTGGCCGGTTACAAAGGGGTCGTCATGGCGGCGGATCAGCTGGGTTGTCTCATGCCGTTGACCAACACCGCCGTGGGCATGCTGCCGCCCGCACAGGTGTTTGTCGTGGGAGCCGGTGTCGCCGGCTTGCAGGCCCTGGCCACGGCGAAGCGGCTGGGCGCCGTCAATTTCGCGGCGGACATCCGCCCGGAAGCCGTGGAACAGGCGAAAAGCCTTCGCGCGCAGATTGTCGAAACAGGCGTTCCCCCGGATATTTCCATCGGCGCGGGGGGATACGCCAAGGCCCTGCCTCACGAGTGGCTCTTGCGGGAGCAGGAAGCCATCCGGCAAACCGTGATCCGGTCGGATATCGTCATCTTGTCGGCCTTGGTGCCCGGACGCATCGCGCCGGTCCTTGTGACGGAAGAGATGGTCCGGGGCATGAAAAACGGGTCGGTGATAGTGGATATCGCCATTGACCAAGGCGGCAATTGCGCGCTTACGGAATCCGGCCGCACCGTCGTCAAGCACGGCGTGACCATCATCGGCGCCAAGAACATTCCCGGATATGTCCCGCAGAGCGCCTCGTGGCTCTTTTCACACAACCTGTACCATTTCCTGTCTTACCTGATTCGGGACGGCGTGGTGCGGACCGATCGCAACGATGAAATCATCGGGCCTACCCTAGTGACGCTGGACGGCGAAGTGGTGCATGCCGGAGCACTCGAAGCCATGGCGCAATGCGCCGGATAG
- a CDS encoding sodium/solute symporter (Members of the Solute:Sodium Symporter (SSS), TC 2.A.21 as described in tcdb.org, catalyze solute:Na+ symport. Known solutes for members of the family include sugars, amino acids, nucleosides, inositols, vitamins, urea or anions, depending on the system.) produces MGVHWRAIDSVIIVAYFAAMSAMGWYFGRRAKSTEQYFVAGRSYPGWILGVSLFGATISSITFVAYPADAFKTAYLRYLLCIMLPVGVLIASRLFVPFFRRGHVTSVFEYLEGRFGPRTRTYGASVFILAQCIRISLIQYLVALLMHRITGWSVPTCILAGGVVTAYYTVVGGIEAVIWTDFLQSAILTMGGLLILGTIVWKLPGGMGQMFSTAWAEGKFSFSELGAEGSLTPIPWGLSLSHKTVVMLLIVGLFQWLAEYSTNQEVIQKYCASKTAKDARQAMWLCCLFSVPTWGYFMLVGTGLFVFYRVFPDPAAADMLHGARKAEEILPYFITTQLPAGLSGIVVAAVLAAAMSSMSSAMNSISAVAITDVYKRWFARERTERHFVIAAKSVTFASSLVMIGGAYWLFRSESKTLQDLSVELQAIVGGGLLGLYMLGFFTTHGDGRATGVGILFAVIFSAFISLAGLGWLPQGMTDALNAHFDSYYTGVVGNAVMFTVGFFLSRVLPRRERNLRNLTVWTQDATPLD; encoded by the coding sequence ATGGGCGTTCATTGGCGGGCAATTGACAGCGTCATCATCGTGGCCTATTTCGCCGCGATGTCGGCGATGGGCTGGTATTTTGGACGCCGCGCGAAAAGCACCGAGCAATACTTCGTCGCGGGGCGATCCTATCCCGGCTGGATTCTCGGCGTATCGTTGTTCGGCGCGACCATCAGTTCGATCACGTTCGTGGCCTATCCCGCCGACGCCTTCAAGACGGCCTACCTGCGCTACCTGCTTTGCATCATGCTGCCCGTGGGCGTGCTCATCGCGTCGCGGCTCTTCGTTCCCTTTTTCCGGCGCGGCCACGTGACCTCCGTGTTCGAATACCTTGAAGGACGTTTCGGGCCGCGCACGCGAACCTACGGCGCGTCGGTTTTCATTCTCGCGCAGTGCATTCGCATCAGCCTCATCCAGTACCTCGTCGCGTTGCTCATGCACCGCATCACGGGCTGGAGCGTGCCGACGTGCATTCTCGCGGGGGGCGTCGTCACCGCGTATTACACCGTGGTGGGCGGCATCGAGGCCGTCATCTGGACCGACTTCCTTCAATCGGCGATTCTCACGATGGGAGGTCTGCTCATTCTTGGGACGATCGTCTGGAAACTTCCGGGCGGCATGGGCCAGATGTTTTCCACGGCATGGGCGGAAGGCAAGTTTTCGTTCAGCGAACTCGGCGCGGAGGGAAGCCTGACGCCGATCCCGTGGGGCTTATCGCTGTCTCACAAGACCGTCGTCATGCTGCTTATCGTGGGACTTTTCCAATGGCTGGCGGAATACAGCACGAACCAGGAAGTCATCCAGAAATACTGCGCATCCAAAACCGCCAAGGATGCGCGCCAAGCCATGTGGCTCTGCTGCCTGTTCAGCGTGCCGACGTGGGGCTATTTCATGCTCGTCGGAACGGGACTCTTCGTTTTCTACCGCGTCTTTCCCGACCCCGCCGCCGCCGACATGCTCCACGGCGCGCGCAAGGCCGAGGAAATCCTCCCTTATTTCATCACGACCCAATTGCCCGCCGGGCTTTCAGGCATCGTCGTCGCCGCTGTGCTCGCGGCCGCCATGTCGAGCATGTCGTCGGCCATGAACTCGATTTCCGCCGTTGCCATCACGGACGTGTACAAGCGCTGGTTCGCACGCGAACGCACGGAACGCCATTTTGTAATCGCCGCCAAATCCGTCACTTTCGCCAGTTCGCTTGTCATGATCGGCGGGGCCTACTGGCTCTTCCGATCCGAGAGCAAAACGTTGCAGGACCTCTCGGTGGAATTGCAGGCCATCGTTGGAGGCGGCCTGCTGGGCCTTTATATGCTGGGCTTTTTCACAACGCACGGCGACGGACGCGCCACGGGCGTTGGAATTCTCTTCGCCGTGATCTTCTCCGCGTTCATATCGCTGGCGGGACTCGGCTGGCTGCCTCAGGGCATGACGGATGCGCTCAACGCCCATTTCGATTCCTACTACACCGGAGTCGTCGGAAACGCCGTCATGTTCACCGTGGGATTCTTCCTGTCGCGTGTTTTGCCGCGGCGCGAACGCAACCTGCGGAACCTGACGGTCTGGACCCAGGACGCCACGCCGCTCGATTGA
- the kdsB gene encoding 3-deoxy-manno-octulosonate cytidylyltransferase — MARAKVIGIIPARYGSTRLPGKALRLIAGKPMIQRVLECCRGACVLDAVYVATDDERIAEAVRAIGGEAIMTSPDHPSGTDRLAEAVQRLEGDIVVNIQGDQPFADPRMIEEAVLPLLNDPKLPMATVVHAIANEEDLHNPSVVKTVVDLTGNALYFSRSLIPYPQKAVAHAVYEHVGLYVYRRDFLLRLAKLPPTPLEQIESLEQLRVLENGYRIRVVETKCTDHTFTGFSVDTEEDLLRAEAMLRERGLD, encoded by the coding sequence ATGGCGAGAGCCAAAGTGATAGGCATCATCCCGGCGCGATATGGTTCGACGCGCTTGCCCGGCAAGGCGTTGCGGCTTATCGCCGGAAAGCCGATGATCCAGCGCGTGCTCGAATGCTGCCGGGGCGCGTGCGTGCTGGACGCGGTTTACGTGGCCACCGACGACGAACGGATCGCGGAGGCCGTCCGCGCCATCGGCGGCGAAGCCATCATGACATCGCCCGATCATCCCAGCGGCACGGATCGTCTTGCCGAGGCGGTCCAGCGACTCGAAGGCGACATCGTCGTGAATATCCAGGGCGATCAGCCCTTCGCCGATCCGCGCATGATCGAAGAAGCGGTGCTGCCGCTTTTGAACGATCCGAAGCTGCCCATGGCGACCGTGGTACATGCAATCGCCAACGAAGAAGACCTTCACAACCCCAGCGTAGTAAAGACGGTCGTGGACTTGACGGGGAATGCGCTGTATTTCTCGCGGTCGTTGATTCCTTATCCGCAGAAGGCCGTGGCGCATGCCGTATATGAGCACGTCGGCCTGTATGTCTACCGACGGGATTTCCTGCTGCGTCTCGCGAAACTGCCGCCCACGCCGCTTGAACAAATCGAGTCGCTCGAACAACTGCGCGTCCTCGAAAACGGATACCGCATCCGCGTGGTCGAGACAAAATGCACGGATCACACGTTTACCGGCTTCAGCGTGGATACGGAAGAAGACTTGCTGCGAGCCGAGGCCATGCTGCGCGAACGCGGGCTGGACTGA
- a CDS encoding radical SAM protein, with the protein MHKLRVAFVIDRLGVVDVLSIPQVAGWVFERGHDAMLVEYGRRPDQAIRELEAFAPDIVAYSVCSNEIDRYLAINRELKRRLRFFTLFGGAHPTYIPSLVEEEGVDAICRGEADLAFPLFLDRFGADAMYDVPNFAFRMPDGAIRENPLADLAPDLDAFPFPARELVFDKSPFMARSPIKAFMAGRGCPFGCAHCFNSAYNRLYVGKGRIMRTKSVGYLIREIRSVRERYPLTFVRFHDDVFGYEQDWLAKFADRFPKEVGLPFSCYMHPRMATDDAVRRLKQAGCHAICMAVECGNERIRNEVLNRAVSNEEIVEAARRFREAGLRLFTFNMVGIPGETDEDILDTIRLNRRIGADFADVSVFQPYPGTQAHAYCREHGLLASENGGFDNIYSRSYLNLDPAFKHRIFVWHKWFMTIVARPGLEKWVRRMPEWRWLDECLHFYYRFQYGYLLHKRIYASCVPLRVQLLGAREVLLSRNRI; encoded by the coding sequence ATGCACAAACTTCGCGTGGCTTTTGTAATAGACCGCTTGGGCGTGGTGGACGTGCTGTCCATTCCGCAGGTGGCGGGCTGGGTGTTCGAACGCGGGCACGACGCAATGCTGGTCGAGTATGGACGGCGGCCGGATCAGGCGATTCGTGAATTGGAGGCATTCGCGCCGGACATCGTCGCCTATTCGGTCTGCTCGAATGAAATAGACCGCTATTTGGCCATCAACCGCGAATTGAAGCGGCGGCTGCGGTTCTTTACGTTGTTTGGCGGCGCCCATCCGACCTATATCCCTTCGCTTGTCGAAGAAGAGGGCGTTGACGCGATCTGCCGGGGCGAAGCGGACCTTGCCTTTCCTCTTTTCCTCGACCGCTTCGGCGCGGATGCGATGTATGACGTGCCGAATTTCGCGTTCCGCATGCCGGACGGCGCGATTCGCGAGAATCCGCTCGCGGACTTGGCGCCGGATCTCGACGCGTTCCCGTTTCCGGCCCGCGAACTGGTGTTTGATAAAAGCCCGTTCATGGCGCGCAGTCCGATCAAGGCGTTCATGGCGGGCCGCGGGTGCCCGTTCGGATGCGCGCATTGTTTCAACAGCGCCTACAACCGCCTGTATGTCGGCAAGGGCCGCATCATGCGCACCAAAAGCGTCGGATATCTAATAAGGGAAATCCGGAGCGTGCGCGAGCGGTATCCGCTGACCTTCGTGCGCTTTCACGACGATGTTTTCGGTTATGAGCAGGACTGGCTGGCGAAATTCGCGGACCGCTTTCCAAAGGAGGTTGGGCTGCCGTTCTCATGCTACATGCACCCGCGCATGGCGACGGACGACGCCGTCCGGCGGTTGAAACAGGCCGGTTGCCACGCGATCTGCATGGCGGTTGAATGCGGCAATGAACGTATCCGAAACGAGGTGCTCAACCGCGCCGTGTCGAATGAGGAAATTGTCGAGGCCGCGCGCCGCTTCAGGGAAGCCGGTCTGCGCCTGTTCACGTTCAACATGGTCGGAATTCCCGGCGAGACCGATGAGGACATTCTCGACACAATTCGCCTGAACCGCCGGATTGGCGCGGATTTCGCCGACGTGTCGGTGTTCCAGCCCTATCCCGGCACGCAGGCGCACGCCTACTGCCGCGAACATGGCCTGCTTGCCTCGGAAAACGGCGGCTTCGACAACATCTATTCGCGTTCCTATCTGAATCTCGACCCGGCGTTCAAACACCGCATTTTCGTGTGGCACAAGTGGTTCATGACGATCGTCGCGCGTCCCGGCCTGGAAAAATGGGTGCGCCGCATGCCCGAATGGCGGTGGCTCGACGAATGCCTGCATTTTTATTACCGATTCCAGTATGGCTATTTGCTCCACAAGCGCATCTACGCATCGTGCGTCCCGTTGCGTGTGCAACTCCTCGGCGCACGGGAGGTCCTTCTGTCGCGAAACCGGATTTGA